One region of Glycine max cultivar Williams 82 chromosome 9, Glycine_max_v4.0, whole genome shotgun sequence genomic DNA includes:
- the LOC100788218 gene encoding eukaryotic initiation factor 4A-15: MAGIAPEGSQFDARQYDTKMNELLTSDGQDFFTSYDEVYDSFDAMGLQENLLRGIYAYGFEKPSAIQQRGIVPFCKGLDVIQQAQSGTGKTATFCSGILQQLDYSVTECQALVLAPTRELAQQIEKVMRALGDYLGVKVHACVGGTSVREDQRILSSGVHVVVGTPGRVFDMLRRQSLRPDYIKMFVLDEADEMLSRGFKDQIYDIFQLLPSKIQVGVFSATMPPEALEITRKFMNKPVRILVKRDELTLEGIKQFHVNVEKEEWKLDTLCDLYETLAITQSVIFVNTRRKVDWLTDKMRSRDHTVSATHGDMDQNTRDIIMREFRSGSSRVLITTDLLARGIDVQQVSLVINYDLPTQPENYLHRIGRSGRFGRKGVAINFVTKDDEKMLFDIQKFYNVVIEELPSNVAELL, translated from the exons ATGGCAGGAATTGCACCCGAGGGATCACAGTTTGATGCTCGTCAATATGATACCAAGATGAATGAGCT GCTTACGTCCGATGGTCAGGATTTCTTCACATCCTACGATGAGGTTTATGACAGTTTTGATGCTATGGGCTTGCAAGAGAATCTCCTGAGAGGCATTTATGCATATG GTTTTGAGAAGCCATCAGCTATTCAGCAAAGGGGAATAGTTCCATTCTGCAAGGGACTTGACGTTATACAACAGGCCCAGTCTGGAACTGGGAAAACAGCAACTTTCTGCTCTGGAATTCTGCAGCAACTTGACTATAGTGTGACTGAATGCCAAGCCTTGGTTTTAGCACCAACTAGGGAGCTTGCTCAGCAAATTGAAAAGGTTATGCGGGCACTCGGAGATTATCTTGGTGTGAAGGTGCACGCATGTGTGGGAGGTACCAGTGTTCGTGAAGACCAACGCATTCTATCAAGTGGTGTTCATGTTGTTGTTGGTACTCCTGGTCGTGTATTTGATATGCTGCGCAGACAGTCACTTCGGCCAGACTATATCAAGATGTTTGTATTGGATGAGGCTGATGAAATGCTTTCCCGTGGTTTTAAAGATCAG aTCTATGATATATTCCAGTTGCTTCCATCTAAGATTCAAGTGGGAGTTTTCTCTGCTACAATGCCTCCCGAGGCACTTGAGATCACAAGGAAGTTCATGAACAAACCTGTGAGGATCCTTGTGAAGCGTGATGAGCTCACCTTGGAGGGTATCAAGCAATTTCATGTCAATGTTGAGAAAGAGGAATGGAAGCTTGACACACTGTGTGATCTTTATGAGACATTGGCAATTACTCAGAGTGTCATTTTTGTGAACACCAGAAGAAAGGTTGATTGGCTGACTGACAAGATGCGAAGTCGAGACCACACAGTCTCAGCAACCCATGGAGACATGGACCAGAATACCAGGGACATTATTATGCGTGAATTCCGTTCTGGGTCATCCCGTGTTTTGATAACTACTGATCTTTTGGCCCGTGGTATTGATGTCCAGCAAGTGtctttagttataaattatgatCTCCCAACGCAGCCTGAGAACTATCTCCATCGTATTGGACGTAGTGGAAGGTTTGGTAGGAAAGGTGTTGCCATTAACTTCGTCACAAAGGATGATGAAAAAATGCTGTTTGACATCCAGAAGTTTTACAATGTGGTAATTGAGGAGCTGCCTTCAAATGTTGCTGAACTCCTTTGA